The Ignavibacteriales bacterium genome includes a region encoding these proteins:
- a CDS encoding SpoIIE family protein phosphatase translates to MNYKLHCYSFLLLLLLFNPDLSGSNQNYFFLSSKMMVENMTVRLSQDWVYYPGDKKEYSNPNFDDSSWEKIDPALLSEKIPAKGWQKVGWFRLHIKIDSLLMDQTLRIILMQSGDAEIYFDGKFVCSISDWKHPKTIKFGNKTDHVIAVRFTNNAINKFHFAGFPGGFYLSVASLEKIMEYNSYELSRLISQQTFFTAFTLAFGLLHLILFLNYRRYKENLIYSLFLFVYALSLFFDYQSLLSVNFNEQLLYMRLHRGLMPVGSLLSLLFLYYIFQPKLSKQFWIISFLLFITGFFAVMKPNRNFHYLIAAQGLLFIECLRVVISAMRKKMEGVWLIAAGFSILLFFSLYDFLVDIDLIKQIGNIENGYPFGTIGLFIFMSIYIAKSFAKTNLKIIEQERIAKDKEIENRLLEADNERKTRELEDARKLQLSILPQTIPTFDNIEIAAGMRTATEIGGDYYDFHTSDDGTLTIAIGDATGHGMKAGIMVTLVKSMFDSMAHTFFIPDFFNHCTKKIKRMNMGNLYMGMTLVKIKGNKLVVSSAGMPPILIYKKAERSLDEIILKGMPMGAVIDFSYQQERRELASGDTILLMTDGLMELFNERKEMFGYEKVKEIFKESGDKLANEILQNLFNIVEDWKQSNSLDDDITFVIIKMK, encoded by the coding sequence ATGAATTACAAATTACATTGTTACTCATTTCTATTATTACTTCTGCTTTTTAATCCAGACCTTTCTGGCAGTAATCAGAATTACTTTTTTCTCAGCAGTAAAATGATGGTTGAAAATATGACTGTTCGACTTTCGCAAGATTGGGTTTATTATCCTGGTGATAAAAAAGAATACTCAAACCCAAATTTTGATGACAGCTCTTGGGAAAAAATTGATCCAGCATTACTTTCAGAAAAGATCCCTGCAAAAGGTTGGCAGAAAGTTGGTTGGTTTCGGTTGCACATAAAAATTGATTCATTACTCATGGATCAAACTTTGCGGATAATCTTAATGCAGTCTGGTGATGCAGAAATTTATTTTGATGGTAAATTTGTATGCAGCATTTCCGATTGGAAACATCCCAAGACAATTAAATTTGGAAATAAAACCGATCATGTAATTGCTGTACGATTTACCAATAATGCAATAAATAAATTTCACTTTGCTGGTTTCCCCGGTGGGTTCTATTTATCTGTTGCCAGCTTAGAAAAAATAATGGAATATAATTCCTACGAATTATCCAGGTTAATCTCACAACAGACTTTTTTCACCGCCTTTACATTAGCATTTGGACTTCTTCATTTAATATTATTTTTAAACTACCGTCGATATAAAGAAAATTTAATTTATTCTCTCTTCCTGTTTGTTTATGCTTTATCATTATTCTTTGATTATCAATCTCTTCTTTCTGTAAATTTTAATGAACAGTTACTTTATATGCGACTTCACAGAGGATTGATGCCTGTTGGCAGTTTGCTTTCACTTCTGTTTTTATATTACATTTTTCAGCCAAAACTTTCTAAGCAATTCTGGATAATTTCTTTCCTATTATTTATAACTGGTTTTTTTGCGGTTATGAAACCGAACCGAAATTTCCATTATTTGATAGCTGCACAAGGATTACTGTTTATTGAATGTTTAAGAGTTGTAATTTCTGCGATGAGAAAAAAAATGGAAGGTGTCTGGTTAATTGCTGCGGGTTTTTCTATCCTGCTATTTTTCTCACTTTACGATTTTTTAGTGGATATTGATTTAATCAAGCAAATTGGAAATATAGAAAATGGCTATCCGTTCGGTACAATTGGATTGTTTATTTTCATGTCAATTTATATCGCAAAGAGCTTTGCTAAAACCAATCTTAAAATAATTGAACAGGAAAGAATTGCTAAGGATAAAGAGATTGAGAATAGATTACTTGAAGCAGACAATGAACGTAAAACAAGAGAACTGGAAGATGCCCGTAAATTACAATTATCGATATTGCCACAAACAATACCTACATTCGATAATATTGAAATTGCCGCCGGTATGCGTACGGCAACGGAGATTGGTGGTGATTATTATGATTTCCATACTTCAGATGATGGTACTTTAACCATTGCAATTGGAGATGCAACTGGTCACGGTATGAAAGCCGGGATTATGGTTACACTGGTTAAAAGTATGTTCGATTCGATGGCACATACTTTTTTCATTCCGGATTTTTTTAACCACTGCACAAAAAAAATCAAGCGGATGAATATGGGAAATTTGTACATGGGAATGACATTAGTAAAAATTAAAGGGAATAAGCTTGTAGTTTCATCAGCTGGAATGCCGCCAATCTTAATTTATAAAAAAGCAGAAAGATCTTTGGATGAAATCATTTTGAAAGGAATGCCAATGGGTGCCGTTATAGATTTTTCGTATCAACAGGAAAGAAGAGAATTAGCAAGTGGTGATACTATTCTTTTAATGACTGATGGTTTGATGGAATTGTTTAACGAAAGGAAAGAAATGTTTGGTTATGAAAAGGTAAAAGAAATTTTCAAGGAATCGGGCGACAAATTGGCTAACGAAATTTTGCAAAACCTTTTTAATATTGTAGAAGATTGGAAACAATCTAATTCCCTGGATGATGATATAACTTTTGTAATTATTAAGATGAAATAA
- a CDS encoding phosphatase PAP2 family protein: MDSVISHSVSKYLLLLFFLFSILTNHSYPQPNENNTHTPISFNQVINDGKELVLSPLRWEQNDWLTFGAIAGGTILLTTIDLKMQEESQELVHNNNFPMKLGKWTGEPIAIFSIAGGFYLLGTAFKDETAKQIGFEITESFIYSGVIDVLLKASFGRFRPYTQKGNGNFHPFTFMNNDRLSFPSGHSTVAFSLATVIASHTNNYFLKAIIYTPAILTLYQRVYSNQHWTSDVFAGAAIGYFVGNYIINKHKQENANGDKYSFGFDPNGRINFSLNF; encoded by the coding sequence ATGGATTCAGTTATCAGCCATTCAGTCAGCAAATATTTATTGTTATTATTTTTTCTTTTTTCCATTCTCACAAATCATTCTTATCCCCAACCGAATGAAAATAATACACACACGCCTATCAGTTTCAATCAAGTTATTAATGATGGTAAAGAACTTGTTCTAAGCCCACTGCGTTGGGAACAGAATGATTGGTTGACTTTTGGTGCTATTGCTGGTGGTACAATATTGTTAACTACAATTGATTTGAAGATGCAAGAGGAATCCCAGGAACTTGTACACAACAACAACTTTCCGATGAAGCTGGGCAAATGGACAGGTGAACCAATAGCAATTTTTAGTATTGCCGGAGGCTTTTATTTACTTGGAACAGCATTTAAGGATGAAACTGCTAAACAAATTGGATTTGAAATTACAGAATCCTTTATTTATTCCGGAGTAATTGATGTCCTCCTGAAAGCTTCATTTGGAAGATTTCGCCCTTATACACAAAAAGGGAATGGAAACTTTCATCCATTTACTTTTATGAACAACGATCGTCTTTCTTTTCCTTCCGGGCATTCAACAGTTGCGTTTTCTCTGGCAACAGTTATTGCCTCTCACACAAATAATTATTTCCTTAAAGCAATAATCTATACTCCGGCTATTCTAACTCTTTACCAAAGAGTATATTCTAATCAGCATTGGACATCAGATGTTTTTGCTGGCGCAGCAATTGGTTACTTTGTCGGAAATTATATCATTAATAAGCATAAACAAGAAAATGCAAATGGAGATAAATACTCGTTTGGATTTGACCCAAATGGGAGAATAAACTTTTCCTTGAATTTTTAA
- a CDS encoding DUF4007 family protein, whose amino-acid sequence MSKLKFSGHDSFHCRALWLRKGYDFIKEGNKFDEEATVELGVGKNMVNAINYWMKSFQLVDQTNKFSELAEFIFGKDGVDRTLEDITTLWLLHYHLVTENIASIYSLVFNEFRKQRIEFSKKQLHNYLIHKCAETKTSVSENTITRDITVFLRNYLRPKKANKNLEEMFSGLFIDLDLIEGLKKFEDDDYQWYKIENKDRNEIPKELILYAILDYKKLNRSISFDELHFGFNRVGNVFALSSKGLLDKINALIKSYKNITFTDDAGIRVLQIKHEMNKWDILRKYYEKK is encoded by the coding sequence ATGTCAAAACTTAAATTTTCAGGTCATGACTCCTTTCATTGTCGTGCTTTATGGTTAAGAAAAGGCTATGATTTTATTAAAGAGGGGAATAAATTCGATGAAGAAGCAACAGTTGAACTTGGTGTTGGAAAGAATATGGTTAACGCTATTAATTATTGGATGAAATCATTCCAACTCGTTGATCAAACGAACAAATTTTCTGAACTAGCCGAATTCATTTTTGGTAAAGATGGTGTTGATCGAACTTTAGAAGATATTACAACATTATGGTTATTACATTATCATTTAGTTACTGAAAATATTGCTTCAATATATTCTTTAGTATTTAATGAATTTAGAAAACAAAGAATCGAATTTAGCAAGAAACAATTACATAATTATTTAATACATAAATGTGCTGAAACAAAAACATCAGTAAGTGAAAATACTATTACAAGAGATATAACAGTTTTTCTCCGTAATTATTTGCGTCCTAAGAAAGCAAATAAAAATTTAGAGGAAATGTTCAGTGGATTATTTATTGATCTTGACTTAATAGAGGGATTGAAAAAATTTGAAGATGATGATTATCAATGGTATAAAATAGAGAATAAGGATAGAAACGAGATACCTAAAGAATTAATTTTGTACGCAATTTTAGATTATAAAAAATTAAACAGATCAATTTCTTTTGACGAATTGCATTTTGGTTTCAATCGTGTAGGCAATGTTTTCGCTCTAAGTTCAAAAGGGTTACTTGATAAAATAAATGCTTTAATAAAGTCATATAAAAATATTACTTTTACAGATGATGCTGGTATAAGAGTGTTGCAAATTAAACATGAAATGAATAAGTGGGATATACTAAGAAAGTATTATGAAAAGAAATAA